In a single window of the Anaerocolumna cellulosilytica genome:
- the ruvB gene encoding Holliday junction branch migration DNA helicase RuvB has protein sequence MGKRIITTEIMDEDNKIESTLRPQLLEDYIGQTKAKENLKVYIEAAKQRKESLDHVLFYGPPGLGKTTLAGIIANEMSVNMKVTSGPAIEKPGEMAAILNNLQEGDVLFVDEIHRLNRQVEELLYPAMEDYAIDIVIGKGAAAKSIRLDLPRFTLVGATTRAGMLTPPLRDRFGVVNRLEFYTVEELREIITRSAEVFQVEIDEDGAYELARRSRGTPRLANRLLKRVRDFAQVKYNGQINKEVADFALDLLEVDKLGLDNMDREILFTMIEKFHGGPVGIETVAATLGEDTGTIEEVYEPYLVQNGLILRTPRGRMVSDLAYKHFGLGKESS, from the coding sequence ATGGGAAAACGAATTATAACAACAGAAATCATGGATGAAGACAATAAAATAGAGAGTACCTTAAGGCCCCAGCTACTGGAGGATTATATTGGACAAACTAAGGCTAAGGAGAATCTTAAGGTATACATAGAGGCAGCAAAGCAAAGAAAGGAATCTTTGGATCACGTATTATTTTATGGACCTCCGGGTCTTGGTAAAACCACACTGGCAGGCATTATTGCAAATGAAATGTCCGTGAACATGAAGGTAACATCCGGTCCGGCTATTGAAAAACCGGGAGAGATGGCAGCAATACTGAACAATCTACAGGAAGGAGATGTTCTTTTCGTAGATGAAATACATCGTCTTAACCGGCAGGTGGAGGAGCTTTTATATCCAGCTATGGAGGACTATGCCATTGATATAGTGATAGGAAAAGGTGCAGCAGCCAAATCCATCCGCCTGGATTTGCCCAGATTTACACTTGTCGGAGCTACAACAAGAGCCGGTATGCTAACACCACCTCTTAGAGATCGTTTTGGAGTGGTAAATCGATTGGAATTTTATACTGTAGAAGAATTAAGAGAAATTATTACCAGGTCAGCCGAAGTATTTCAAGTTGAAATTGATGAGGATGGAGCTTATGAGCTTGCTAGGCGTTCGAGAGGAACACCGAGGCTTGCAAACCGTCTGCTTAAGAGAGTCAGGGATTTTGCTCAGGTAAAATATAATGGTCAAATTAACAAAGAGGTAGCCGATTTTGCTTTGGATCTACTGGAGGTTGATAAACTTGGGCTTGATAATATGGATAGGGAAATCTTATTTACGATGATTGAAAAATTTCATGGTGGACCGGTAGGAATCGAAACAGTAGCTGCAACTTTGGGAGAAGATACGGGAACCATTGAAGAAGTATATGAACCATATCTGGTTCAAAACGGTTTGATTTTACGTACCCCCAGAGGTAGGATGGTATCAGACCTTGCCTACAAACATTTCGGACTTGGCAAGGAATCCTCTTAA
- the rpsB gene encoding 30S ribosomal protein S2 — protein sequence MSVISMKQLLEAGVHFGHQTRRWNPKMAEYIYTERNGIYIIDLQKSVGKVDEAYYAIKNVVAEGGKVLFVGTKKQAQDSVKSEAERCGMYYVNERWLGGMLTNFKTIQSRIARLKQIETMSQDGTFEVLPKKEVIELKKEWDKLEKNLGGIKDMKEIPDAIFVVDPKKERICVQEAHTLGIPLIGIADTNCDPEELDYVIPGNDDAIRAVKLIVAKMADAVIEANQGVQMTDASEEAIEAAEESSEELVEA from the coding sequence ATGAGCGTTATATCAATGAAGCAATTACTGGAAGCCGGTGTACATTTTGGACATCAGACTAGAAGATGGAACCCTAAAATGGCAGAGTACATCTACACAGAAAGAAACGGAATCTATATCATTGACTTACAGAAATCTGTAGGTAAAGTAGATGAAGCTTATTATGCAATTAAAAATGTTGTTGCAGAAGGCGGAAAAGTTCTTTTTGTTGGTACAAAGAAACAGGCTCAGGATTCTGTTAAATCCGAAGCTGAACGTTGCGGTATGTACTATGTAAATGAAAGATGGTTAGGTGGTATGTTAACCAACTTTAAGACTATCCAGAGCAGAATTGCAAGATTAAAACAAATCGAAACTATGTCTCAGGATGGAACTTTTGAAGTACTTCCTAAAAAAGAAGTTATTGAATTGAAAAAAGAATGGGATAAACTTGAAAAGAACCTTGGCGGCATTAAAGATATGAAAGAAATTCCTGATGCTATCTTTGTTGTAGATCCTAAGAAAGAAAGAATCTGCGTACAAGAAGCTCATACATTAGGTATTCCTTTAATTGGTATTGCAGATACTAACTGTGATCCTGAAGAATTAGACTATGTAATTCCAGGTAATGATGATGCTATCAGAGCTGTTAAGCTTATCGTAGCTAAAATGGCTGATGCTGTTATCGAAGCAAATCAAGGTGTTCAAATGACAGATGCATCTGAAGAAGCAATTGAAGCAGCAGAAGAAAGTTCAGAAGAATTAGTAGAAGCTTAA
- the ruvA gene encoding Holliday junction branch migration protein RuvA codes for MITYIKGELAEIQEEGIVVEANGLGYEVRMPLSSLEGLPQVGNEVKIYTYLHVREDVVGLFGFLTRDDLTIFKLLITVNGIGPKGALGILSVISPDDLRFAVMSDDVKTIAKAPGIGNKTASKLILELKDKLKLEDAFEHKLSNQLEGQMKFQSVGASTADVRREAMDALVVLGYSGTDAAKVVRKVNVKEGMTAEEVLKLSLKALM; via the coding sequence ATGATAACATATATAAAAGGTGAACTGGCAGAAATACAGGAAGAAGGAATTGTTGTTGAGGCAAACGGGTTGGGTTATGAGGTCCGAATGCCCCTTTCTTCTTTAGAAGGGTTGCCACAGGTGGGGAATGAAGTTAAAATTTATACCTATCTTCATGTAAGAGAGGATGTAGTTGGTTTATTTGGATTTTTAACAAGGGATGATTTAACCATTTTTAAGCTTCTTATAACCGTTAATGGAATTGGACCGAAAGGAGCTCTTGGGATATTATCCGTGATTTCTCCGGATGATTTACGTTTTGCTGTAATGTCCGATGACGTTAAGACAATTGCTAAAGCGCCCGGAATCGGTAATAAGACTGCCAGCAAGTTAATACTTGAGTTAAAAGATAAATTAAAGCTTGAGGATGCTTTTGAACATAAATTATCCAATCAATTGGAAGGACAGATGAAATTTCAATCTGTAGGGGCTTCCACAGCAGATGTGCGTAGAGAGGCCATGGATGCTTTGGTGGTTTTGGGTTATTCCGGTACGGATGCAGCAAAGGTGGTAAGAAAGGTGAACGTCAAAGAAGGTATGACGGCAGAAGAAGTATTAAAGCTCAGCTTAAAGGCACTAATGTAA
- the zapA gene encoding cell division protein ZapA: MNKMNNIEVIINNKRYTLRGYESEEYLQKVASYINNKHQEFKKQDFYKLLDTEMKGILMQINLVDDYFKIRSNVKEIEDENESKSTEIFELKHELISVQTKLEAAKKEIEVLKKELNDSQKKIIRLETEQTRLERKREEG; encoded by the coding sequence ATGAATAAGATGAACAATATTGAAGTAATTATTAATAATAAAAGATATACTTTGCGTGGATATGAAAGCGAAGAATATCTGCAAAAAGTTGCATCTTATATAAACAATAAACATCAGGAGTTTAAAAAGCAGGATTTTTATAAGCTTTTAGATACCGAGATGAAGGGCATTCTAATGCAGATTAACTTGGTTGATGATTATTTCAAGATTCGTAGTAATGTGAAAGAGATAGAAGATGAGAATGAAAGCAAAAGCACTGAAATATTTGAGCTTAAGCATGAGTTAATTTCCGTTCAGACAAAACTTGAAGCTGCGAAAAAAGAGATAGAAGTTTTAAAAAAAGAGCTTAATGATTCCCAGAAAAAAATTATCCGTTTAGAAACAGAACAAACTCGCTTAGAACGTAAACGAGAGGAAGGTTGA
- a CDS encoding peptidase U32 family protein: MKNIEILAPAGSITSLKAAIHAGCDAVYIGGSKFGARAYADNFGQEELCQAIDYVHVHGKKVYLTINTLLKNKEIEKELYSYLHPYYEQGVDAVIVQDSGVLLFVHEHFPDFPIHASTQMSLTMGCGGDVLKSLGVTRLVNARELGLEEIKALRSSTDLEVESFVHGALCYCYSGQCLLSSMIGGRSGNRGRCAQPCRMPYQLYNGKQAVMDKEDKYLLSPKDICTLDRIPELMEAGIDSFKIEGRMKRPEYAAGVAYAYRKYADKYLELGKENYQKFLSKHEEEFKNDKRMLLDLYSRGGFTGGYYEHRNGKAMMSLTRPNHSGVYVGKVEKVRGNQAIIRLEEDIQAQDILEIRNRQDDVYDFTVKAGEVKGKDYTTNFKSGLKISTGFSVYRTKNNMLLDHLADRFLKEERKEPITGELTAIVSKPLQLALTCRDITVMVRGELVEEAKNQPMTKEKLEKQVNKTNDTSFFFKELSITQEGNTFIPVQRLNELRRQGLQLLYDAIKESYRRELKENIENPVAPYYQDTTVPGISVSVIKEDQLKAACKNPEVENVYLESDIVSFSKLLSLTAYVKEKGKKCYLLLPHIFRKATYELFRQNKTILEDNTIDGYIIRNYEEYYFITKELEFDKKQLVTDYNLYVMNTWNVRFWRKKGIKCHTAPLELNNEELLEMNGYYWDLLVYGRMPLMVSAQCLAKTAQGSINQNYTKVTEAPCCGPDMEELNLTDRFQKSFPIKRHCRDCYNLIYNSQRLSLLSNREEVIKISPKNIRLDFTYETGDETEKILHKFINTYHKKSLKVEEIKDFTRGHFKRGIE; this comes from the coding sequence ATGAAAAATATTGAAATATTGGCACCTGCTGGATCTATTACGAGCTTAAAGGCAGCGATTCATGCAGGCTGTGATGCGGTTTATATTGGTGGTTCGAAGTTCGGTGCCAGAGCATATGCTGATAACTTTGGACAGGAGGAGCTGTGTCAAGCCATTGATTATGTGCATGTTCATGGCAAAAAAGTATATCTTACCATTAATACTCTTCTGAAAAATAAGGAGATTGAGAAAGAGCTTTATTCTTATTTACATCCTTATTACGAGCAGGGAGTAGATGCAGTTATTGTCCAGGATAGTGGTGTGCTACTGTTTGTTCACGAACATTTCCCGGATTTTCCTATACATGCCAGCACGCAGATGTCCTTAACGATGGGATGTGGAGGAGATGTTCTAAAATCGCTGGGAGTTACAAGGCTTGTAAATGCAAGAGAACTTGGTTTAGAGGAAATAAAAGCCTTGCGCAGCAGTACAGATTTAGAGGTGGAGTCCTTTGTACACGGTGCATTATGTTATTGTTATTCGGGACAATGCCTCTTAAGCAGTATGATAGGCGGGCGTAGCGGGAACAGAGGAAGATGTGCGCAGCCTTGCAGAATGCCGTATCAATTATATAACGGTAAACAGGCGGTAATGGATAAGGAGGACAAGTACCTTTTAAGTCCAAAAGATATCTGCACCTTAGACAGGATACCTGAGTTAATGGAAGCAGGAATCGATTCTTTTAAAATTGAAGGTCGGATGAAACGGCCGGAGTATGCAGCAGGAGTTGCATATGCTTATCGTAAATATGCGGACAAGTATTTAGAGCTTGGTAAGGAAAACTATCAAAAATTCTTAAGCAAGCACGAGGAGGAGTTTAAAAATGATAAACGAATGCTGCTTGATTTATACAGCAGAGGCGGCTTTACAGGTGGTTATTATGAACACCGAAATGGTAAAGCGATGATGTCATTAACTCGTCCAAATCACAGTGGTGTTTACGTTGGAAAAGTAGAGAAGGTGCGAGGAAATCAGGCTATAATCAGGCTGGAGGAAGATATTCAGGCACAGGATATCCTTGAAATTAGAAACAGGCAGGATGATGTATATGATTTTACTGTTAAGGCTGGAGAGGTAAAAGGTAAGGACTATACTACAAATTTTAAAAGCGGATTAAAAATCTCCACTGGATTTTCTGTTTACCGCACAAAAAATAACATGCTGTTAGACCATCTGGCGGACAGATTTTTAAAAGAAGAAAGAAAAGAGCCCATAACCGGTGAATTGACAGCTATAGTGAGTAAGCCTTTGCAGTTGGCATTGACTTGCCGGGATATAACGGTTATGGTAAGAGGTGAACTGGTAGAGGAAGCCAAAAACCAGCCCATGACCAAAGAAAAATTAGAAAAGCAGGTTAATAAAACAAATGATACCTCTTTCTTTTTCAAGGAATTATCTATTACGCAGGAGGGAAATACTTTTATTCCTGTACAAAGATTAAATGAATTAAGAAGGCAAGGTTTACAGCTTTTATACGATGCAATCAAAGAGAGTTACAGGAGGGAGTTAAAAGAGAATATCGAGAATCCTGTAGCCCCTTATTATCAGGATACTACTGTGCCAGGAATCAGCGTTAGTGTAATAAAAGAAGACCAGTTAAAGGCAGCTTGTAAAAATCCAGAAGTGGAGAATGTATATCTGGAAAGCGACATAGTATCCTTTAGTAAGCTTCTTTCTTTAACTGCTTATGTTAAAGAAAAAGGGAAAAAGTGTTATCTGCTCCTTCCTCATATTTTTCGAAAAGCCACTTACGAATTATTCCGGCAGAATAAAACAATATTGGAAGACAATACTATAGATGGATATATCATTAGAAATTACGAAGAGTATTATTTTATCACAAAAGAGTTGGAGTTTGACAAAAAACAGCTAGTTACTGATTATAATTTATATGTAATGAACACTTGGAATGTTCGCTTTTGGAGAAAAAAAGGAATTAAGTGCCATACAGCACCTTTGGAATTGAATAATGAAGAGTTGTTGGAGATGAATGGTTATTACTGGGATTTGCTTGTATACGGAAGAATGCCGCTTATGGTATCAGCGCAATGTCTGGCAAAAACAGCACAGGGTAGTATTAATCAAAATTATACAAAGGTTACAGAGGCACCCTGCTGTGGTCCGGATATGGAAGAACTTAATTTGACAGACCGTTTCCAGAAAAGCTTTCCTATAAAAAGACATTGCAGAGATTGTTACAACTTAATTTATAACAGCCAAAGACTTTCTCTGTTAAGTAACCGGGAGGAAGTAATAAAAATAAGCCCGAAAAATATACGCCTTGATTTTACTTATGAAACCGGAGACGAGACTGAGAAAATTCTTCATAAATTCATAAATACGTATCATAAAAAAAGCCTTAAAGTAGAAGAAATAAAGGATTTTACCAGAGGACACTTTAAGCGTGGTATCGAATAG
- a CDS encoding NUDIX hydrolase, whose translation MIEATSCGGVVIFRGKILLLYKNYKNKYEGWVLPKGTVEEGEEYKETAIREVKEETGTDASIIKYIGKSQYTFSTPQNTVIKDVHWYLMMSDSYYSKPQREEYFMDSGYYKFHEAYHMLKFSNEKQILERAYNEYLDLKKSNLWGNKKYF comes from the coding sequence ATGATTGAGGCAACGAGCTGTGGCGGTGTAGTTATATTCAGAGGAAAGATTTTACTACTGTATAAGAACTATAAAAATAAATATGAAGGTTGGGTTCTGCCAAAAGGGACTGTGGAGGAAGGCGAAGAATATAAAGAAACAGCCATACGTGAAGTTAAAGAAGAGACGGGAACGGATGCTTCTATTATAAAATATATTGGAAAAAGCCAATATACGTTCAGCACGCCGCAGAATACAGTAATAAAGGATGTTCATTGGTATTTAATGATGTCTGATAGCTATTACAGCAAACCACAAAGAGAAGAATATTTTATGGATTCAGGATATTATAAATTTCATGAAGCTTACCATATGCTTAAGTTTTCCAATGAAAAACAGATTCTTGAGCGAGCTTATAATGAATACTTGGATTTAAAGAAAAGTAATCTATGGGGAAATAAAAAATATTTTTAA
- a CDS encoding FtsW/RodA/SpoVE family cell cycle protein, translated as MVNLIVELSKYLNIVLIAMYTYLAFRVLGYTDKKRQERTYVKMKAILFTFHFICYLILFISTKNLKIAFLYGMQLLAIILVFTLYQWVYINLSKPILHNMLFLLTIGYVMLTRLSYDKAVKQFVIASVSLIICLVIPLLIDKLKALSHLGWLYGGSGIVLLATVLFLGVENYGATNWIKIAGFTFQPSEFVKILFVFSIASLLAKKTNFKHIVYITILAAIHVLILVLEKDLGGALIFFVTYLIMLFVATSQPLYLFSGLAAGSVASFFAYKLFSHVRVRVAAWRDPWSLIDREGYQVSQSLFAIGTGGWFGMGLLKGLPTSIPVVDSDFIFSAISEEMGGFFAFCLILILISCFLMFINIAMKLKDTFYKLIALGISVMYAFQVFLSIGGVIKFIPSTGVTLPLISYGGSSILSSLIMFSVIQGLYVLSQDRNDAIEKRKRKSKKQTENATQ; from the coding sequence TTGGTTAACTTAATCGTAGAACTATCGAAATACCTAAATATTGTATTGATCGCCATGTATACCTATTTGGCTTTTCGCGTACTGGGGTATACCGATAAGAAAAGGCAGGAGCGGACATATGTTAAAATGAAAGCAATTTTATTCACGTTTCATTTCATATGTTATCTAATACTTTTTATTAGTACTAAAAATTTGAAGATTGCATTCCTTTATGGTATGCAATTACTGGCTATAATTCTTGTATTTACTTTATATCAGTGGGTTTATATAAATTTGTCAAAACCAATTTTGCATAATATGCTGTTTTTATTAACCATAGGCTATGTCATGCTTACAAGGTTATCTTATGATAAAGCAGTAAAGCAGTTCGTCATAGCATCTGTATCGTTAATTATATGTCTGGTGATACCCTTACTGATTGATAAATTAAAGGCATTATCTCATTTGGGATGGCTGTATGGCGGATCAGGAATCGTACTTTTAGCAACGGTCTTATTCTTGGGAGTGGAGAATTACGGTGCTACCAACTGGATTAAGATAGCAGGATTTACATTCCAGCCTTCGGAATTTGTAAAGATATTATTTGTTTTTTCAATAGCCTCTTTGTTGGCAAAAAAGACAAACTTTAAGCATATTGTATATATTACCATTCTGGCTGCGATTCATGTACTGATTCTGGTTCTAGAAAAGGATTTAGGCGGAGCACTTATCTTTTTTGTAACCTATCTCATTATGCTTTTTGTTGCAACTTCACAGCCTTTATATTTGTTTTCCGGGCTGGCAGCCGGTTCTGTCGCTTCCTTTTTTGCATATAAACTTTTTAGTCATGTCAGAGTCCGTGTCGCCGCATGGCGCGACCCTTGGTCTCTGATTGACAGAGAAGGTTATCAGGTATCCCAATCATTGTTTGCTATCGGTACCGGCGGCTGGTTTGGTATGGGGCTTTTAAAGGGGCTTCCAACTAGTATTCCAGTAGTAGACAGCGATTTTATATTTTCAGCAATATCAGAAGAGATGGGTGGTTTTTTTGCTTTTTGTCTGATATTAATACTTATCAGCTGCTTTTTAATGTTTATTAATATTGCAATGAAACTAAAAGATACCTTTTATAAGTTAATTGCACTGGGAATCAGTGTAATGTATGCCTTTCAGGTATTTTTATCCATTGGAGGGGTTATTAAGTTCATACCTTCAACCGGTGTAACCTTACCTCTCATTAGTTATGGAGGAAGCTCCATTTTAAGCAGCTTAATCATGTTTAGTGTAATTCAGGGCTTATATGTCCTGAGTCAGGATAGGAATGATGCTATTGAAAAGAGAAAAAGAAAATCCAAAAAACAAACTGAAAATGCAACACAGTGA
- a CDS encoding peptidoglycan D,D-transpeptidase FtsI family protein produces the protein MKREKENPKNKLKMQHSEEVYSNPQSESENEEEGKASVRKKKQTEADLQPKKNPTNQQIMLVTYIFVGLFIMMMGYYTKFMITDSSEVINNAYNKRQDLLAEQIVRGDIVSADGKVLAHTITDEDGTETRVYPYGNMFAHVVGRFLKGRTGLESTENFHLLTSNNNTLSKIVRELSGEKNIGDNVITTLDTKLQQTAYEALGNRKGAIVVMEPSSGKILAMVSKPDYNPGEIDKIWDEMVQDSDNNSALINRATQGLYPPGSTFKILTALEYIRENPGTYEDYLYDCKGHGIFNSVKINCYNSNAHGKEDLKKSFAKSCNSSFAHIGTTLNIKNFRKLCQDFLFNSPLPTDLVYNQSKFVLSANSDKNQIPQTVIGQGDTQITPLHNALIVSTIANGGVLLKPYLVDRIVNQGGNIITKTMPEIYGSIITPDEAQILTAYMTETVENGTGGALKNNKYTVAGKTGSAEYKQNKPAHAWFVGFSPATKPEIVVSIIVEGVGTGSEYAVPIASKIFKTYYNNK, from the coding sequence TTGAAAAGAGAAAAAGAAAATCCAAAAAACAAACTGAAAATGCAACACAGTGAAGAGGTGTATAGCAATCCACAATCGGAATCTGAAAATGAGGAGGAGGGAAAGGCTTCTGTAAGAAAAAAGAAGCAAACAGAGGCTGATTTGCAGCCGAAAAAGAACCCTACGAATCAACAGATAATGCTTGTGACTTATATATTTGTGGGATTGTTTATAATGATGATGGGCTACTATACAAAGTTTATGATTACAGATAGTTCTGAGGTCATAAACAATGCCTATAATAAGCGTCAGGATTTATTAGCGGAGCAAATTGTAAGAGGAGATATTGTTTCGGCAGATGGAAAAGTCCTAGCCCACACGATTACCGATGAAGACGGTACCGAAACCAGAGTATACCCTTATGGAAATATGTTTGCTCATGTGGTCGGCAGGTTTTTAAAGGGACGTACTGGACTGGAATCTACGGAAAATTTTCATCTACTTACTTCGAATAATAATACCTTAAGCAAAATTGTAAGAGAGTTATCAGGAGAAAAAAACATTGGTGATAATGTAATAACAACATTGGATACAAAATTACAACAAACGGCTTATGAAGCTTTAGGAAACCGGAAAGGAGCAATTGTAGTAATGGAACCTTCATCGGGTAAAATACTGGCTATGGTTTCAAAGCCGGATTACAATCCAGGAGAGATAGATAAGATATGGGATGAAATGGTACAGGACTCAGATAATAATTCAGCCCTAATCAATCGTGCTACTCAGGGTTTATATCCTCCCGGTTCCACCTTTAAAATTCTTACTGCTCTTGAATATATCCGGGAAAATCCAGGTACCTATGAAGATTACCTGTATGACTGTAAAGGACATGGTATTTTTAACAGTGTAAAAATTAATTGTTACAATAGTAATGCACATGGAAAGGAAGACTTAAAGAAATCATTCGCAAAGTCATGTAATTCTTCCTTTGCCCATATAGGAACAACTCTGAATATAAAAAATTTCCGAAAACTATGCCAGGATTTTTTATTTAATTCACCATTGCCGACAGACCTTGTATATAATCAAAGTAAATTTGTATTATCGGCCAATTCAGATAAGAATCAGATACCTCAGACAGTTATAGGCCAAGGAGATACACAGATTACCCCTCTTCATAACGCGCTTATTGTTTCAACTATCGCCAACGGCGGTGTATTACTGAAGCCATATTTAGTTGACAGAATTGTAAATCAGGGTGGTAATATCATTACGAAGACGATGCCTGAAATATATGGCTCGATTATTACTCCCGATGAAGCACAAATACTTACCGCCTATATGACAGAAACTGTGGAAAACGGTACAGGAGGTGCACTTAAAAATAATAAATACACCGTTGCCGGAAAAACCGGTTCTGCAGAATATAAGCAGAATAAACCGGCACATGCATGGTTTGTAGGTTTTTCCCCCGCTACAAAACCCGAAATTGTAGTTAGTATTATTGTTGAAGGTGTTGGAACGGGAAGTGAATATGCCGTACCAATTGCCTCAAAAATTTTTAAAACCTATTACAATAACAAATAA